In the genome of Dermatobacter hominis, the window TCGACCTCCTCGGCGAAGATCTTCTCGCCGCCCGAGTTGATCGTGACCGAGTCGCGCCCGAACAGCTCGAGCCGACCCTCGGCGGTGAGGCGGGCACGGTCGCCCGGCACGGCGTAGCGGACGCCGTCGATGACGGGGAAGGTCCGGGCCGTCTTGTCGGCGTCGCCGAGGTAGCCGAGCGGCACGCGACCGGCCTGGCCGAGCCAGCCCATCTCGTCGTGGCCGGCCTCGAGCACCGACGACAGGTCGTCGGACAGGATGCACATGCCCGGCCCCGGCGTGAAGTCCCCGGTCGACGCCTCCTGGCCGGCTGCGGTGAGCTGCGTGCCCTGCTGGCCGGTCTCCGACGCGCCGAGCCCGTCCATCACGATGATCGACGGCATCGCCGCCAGCATCCGCGACTTCACGCCCGGCGACAGCGCGGCCCCGCCCGACGCGATCGCCAGCACCGAGCTGAGGTCGGGGGTCCCGGCCTCGACCGCCGCCTCGATCCCGTCGACGAGCGGCCGGCCGAACGCGTCGCCCACGATCAGCACCACGTTGACGCCCTCGGCCGAGATCGTCGCCAGCAGGTCGTCGACGTCGAGCCGATCGGTCACCGACGGCAGCACGATCGTGTTGGCGTTGGTGAAGAAGTTGAAGGCGACCCAGTGCGCGGCGCCGTGCATGAACGGCGGACCGGGGAGCAGCTTGGCGCCGCCGGCCGCGGCGTTCTCGGCGATCTGCCCGTAGGACGACCACTCCTGCTGGTCGGCGTTGCGGCGACCGCCCATGGCGGCCACGAAGATGTCGCCCTGGCGCCACATGACGCCCTTGGGCATGCCGGTCGTGCCGCCCGTGTAGAGGATGTAGAGGTCGTCGGGCGACCACGACGACACGAGCTCGTCGGGCAGCGTGGTCGGCTGCTCGGCCAGCGCGTCCTCGAGCCACACGGCGCCCGGGAGCAGGTCGTTGCCCGACGCGTCGGGGACCTGGAACAGCACCTCGAGGTCGTCGAGCCGGTCGCGGACCTCGGCCAGCGTCGGCGCGAAGGCCGAGTGGTAGACGATCGCCCGGGCGCCCGAGTCGCGCAGCAGGTACTCGAGCTCCTCCGCGACGTAGCGGTAGTTGACGTTGAACGGCACGGTGCGGGCCTTGTAGGCGCCGAGCATGCCCTCGACGTACTCGGGGCAGTTGTGCAGGTAGAGCGCGACGTGGTCCTGGCCGGACTCGTGCGAGTCCAGACGGCTGCGCTCGACGACCCGGCCCAGGCCCCGGGCCCGCAGCGCGCCGGCGAGCCGGCGCGTCCGGTCGCCGACGTCGCGGTAGGTCCGACGGTCGACGGAGCCGTCGGCGCGATACGCCACGATGCAGTCGCGGTCGGGCACCGCCGCCTCGACCGCCTCGTGCACGGCCGCAAGGTTGAACTCCGTCGCGGTGGGGGCGCTGTGCCCCGCCTGGTCGTCCACTCGTACCCCCCGGTGTCGATCCGGCGCCGATCGTACGGTGGGTCGGGGCGCCCGTCGAAAGGGCCCCGGCGGGCGGGCCCCGTCGGGATCAGCCGCCGCAGCGGGTGCCGTCGGGCGGGACCGCCAGGGTGGTCAGGTAGGCGTCGACGAGGTCGGTGACGCACGCGTCCACGCCGTAGGCCGTGTGGCCGGAGATGTCGGCCGTGACCAGCACGCCCGAGGCCAGGTGGCTCGCCACCGCCTCGGCGTTGGCGAGCGGCGTGGCCGGGTCGCCGGTGTTGCCGATGACGAGGATCGGCGGTGCGCCCGGGGCGGTGAGGGGCGCCGGCACGGCGTCGGAGCGCACGGGCCAGGTCGCGCAGGGGAGCAGCTCGTTCGCGACCGACCCGCCGAAGCGCGGCGAGCGGGCCCGGGCCGCGTCGGAGAACCGCTGCCACTCGGCGGACGACGCGGGCGGCGGGGTGTCGGTGCACACGACGCCCGCGTAGGCGCCGTAGCCGCCGAGGTCGTGGTAGCGGTCCGAGAGCTCGACCAGGGCCGTCCCGTCGCCGTCGAGCGCGTCCGCGAGCGCCGGGCCGAGCCGCTTCCAGCCGTCGTCCGCGTAGCCGGTGTAGACGGCGGCCACCGCGAGCTCGGCCGGCCCCAGCGTGCGGCCCGGTCCGGCCGGCAGCGGGGCCTGCTCCACCTGCTCGCGCACCTGGTCGTAGGCCGCGGCGAGGTCGACCACGCCGCACCGCCGGGCGTTCGTCCGGCACCCGGCCACGGAGCGCTCGAACGACGCGTCGAACCCGTCGATCTGGCCCATGAGGAAGTCGGTGAAGCCGAGCGCGGGATCGACGACGCCGTCGAGCACCATCGCCCGCACCCTGTCCGGGAACATCTCGGCGTAGTGCTGGCCGATCTGGGTGCCGTACGAGAACCCGACGTAGTTGAGCGCGCCGTCGCCGAGCGCGAGGCGGATCGCCTCCATGTCGCGGGCGACGTCCACGGTGCCGATGTGGGCGAGCAGCGCGGCGTCGCTCGACGCGCACTCGCTCGACACGGCCGCCGCGAGCCGGTCCAGCTCCTGCTGCTCGGTCGGGGTGTCGGGATCGGGGTCGGCGGCCAGGAACGCCGACGCGGTGTCGCTGCCGCAGCGCACGGCCGTCGACCGGCCGACGCCGCGGGGGTCCCAGCTGACCTGGTCGAAGCGCCGCGACAGGGAGCCGCCGAACGGGTCGGCCGCGATGAAGTCCACCCCCGAGCCGCCGGGTCCGCCCGGGTTGGTCAGCAGCGTGCCGATCCGCTCGTCCGCGCCGCCGGTGGCGGGCAGCCTGGCCAGCTCGAGGTCGATGGTCGGCCCCGCCGGGTCGGCCCAGTCGAGGGGCACGGCGAGCGTGGCGCAGCGCGCCGCGGAGAGGTCCCGGCCGTCCGACGGCGGGCACGTCGCCCACTCCAGCGGTGCGGGCTGCCACGTCGCCGGCAGGCCGTCGGGGATCGTCGTCGTGGACGGCACGTCGGAGGTCTCGGCCGGTCGGTCGCCCGACGACATGCGGGGGAGCGCGGTGCCGTCGTCGCCGGCGCAGCCGACCGCGACCAGCAGCGTGACCGCCAGCGCGGCGACGGCCGGCAGCGTCCGACGGCCGCGACGGGCAGCGCCGCGACGGCCGGTTCGGGGGGCGGACGACGGCACCGGCTCACTGTACGGGGGCGCCTGCGAGCACCCGACCCGGGCAGCACCGCTGGTCATAGTCTCCTCAGGATGATCTTCGGAGTGTTCGCGCCGCAGGGTTGGAAGATGGAGCTGGCGGGCATCGAGGACCCCCAGGACAAGTGGGCGGTCACGGTGCGCACGGCGCAGCTCGCCGAGGAGCTCGGCCTCGACTCGATCTGGGTCTACGACCACGTCCACAACGTGCCGGTCCCGGCCCACGAGACCGTGTTCGAGTGCTGGACCACGATCGCCGCGCTGGCGGCGTCGACGTCGCGCATCCGCCTCGGCCAGATGGTCAGCTGCGCGGCGTACCGGAACCCGGCGCTGGTCGCCAAGATCACCTCGACCGTCGACGTCATCTCCGGCGGCCGGCTCGACTTCGGCATCGGCGCCGGTTGGTACGACCAGGAGTTCCGGTCCTACGGCTACGAGTTCCCGCCCGCCGCGGACCGGATCCGCTACCTCCGGGAGACCGTCGAGGTGGTCAAGCTCATGTGGTCCGAGCCCGACGCGACCTACGAGGGCCGCTTCGTCAACGTCGCGGGCGCGCAGTGCGACCCGAAGCCCGTGCAGGACCCCCACCCGCCGATCTGGATCGGCGGCGGCGGCGAGCAGCTGACCCTCCGGGTGGTGGCCCGCCACGCCGACCGCTCGAACTTCGGCGGCTCGCCCGAGGAGTGGGCGCACAAGCGCGACGTGCTGCGCGCCCACTGCGCCGACGTGGGCCGCGATCCCGACGAGATCACGATGACGTGGTCGCCCGAGATCCACATCCGGGAGACCGAGCAGGAGATCGTCGAGGGCGGCAGCCGGAGCTTCTGGGGTGAGCCGTTCGAGTCGTGGCGCGCCGGCAACCTGGTCGGCACGCCCGAGCAGGTGTGCGAGCGCATCGCCGAGTACCAGGCGCTCGGCTGCGGCGGGCTGGTGCCCTGGTGCTCGGACTACCCCGACGACACCACGCTGCGCCTCCTGGGGACGCGCGTCATCCCGGAGCTTCGGTCCTGATCAGCCGCTGGGGTCCGGGTCCGCACGGCGTCGGTGCGACCGGCGCCCGCTCACTCCGCGTAGCGGAAGATGATCTCCGAGACGCAGGCCGGCTTCTCGGCGCCCTCGACCTCGAAGGTGAAGGTCATCGAGATCTGCGACCAGCCGCCGCCGAGGTCCTCGACGCCGTCGAGGGTGGCGCCGAGGCGCAGCTTCGAGCCGACCGGGACGGGCGACGGGAAGCGGACCTTGCCGCAGCCGTAGTTCACGCCCATCTTGACGCCGTCGACCCGCATGATCTGGGGGAACAGCACCGGGCCGAGCGACAGGGTCAGGTAGCCGTGGGCGATCGGACCGCCGAAGGGCGACTCGGCCGTGGCCCGCTCCACGTCGACGTGGATCCACTGGTGGTCACCGGTGGCGTCGGCGAAGGTGTTGACGCGCTCCTGGGTGATCTCGAGCCAGTCGGAGTAGCCGAGGTGGGTCCCCACCAGCTCCTTGAGTCCTGCGATGCCGTTGACGGTGGTGGCCATGACGGCATCTTGTCAGCGCTCGCCGGGGACCGGCCAGCCCGGCCGGAGGGCACGGGAGGGCCAGCCCGGTGGGCCTCAGCGGAACCAGACGCGCTGGTACTCGCGCGACTGCTGGTGGAGCAGCAGCGCGACCAGGGCGTACACGAAGATCGCGTTGATGATCCCGCCCGGCACCAGGATGAACCCGATGTGGTCGGCGATCGGCACGCCGGCCTGGATGACGGCGATGATCCGGATGATGAACGGCAGGAACGCGGCGAGGAGGGCGACCTGGTAGCCGAGCTTGAGCTCGTTCGCGATGCCGTAGGCCCCGTACACGCAGGCGGCGAGGCTGCCGAGCAGCAGCACGGCGCCGAGGACCGAGCCGAGGATGCCGCCGGTCAGCACCGCGAGCAGCGCCCAGAAGGCGTCGAAGTAGAGGAGCCACTGGCTGACGACGAGGGTCTGGGGCAGTCGGGGGTTGTACCAACGACGTTCGGAGAGGGCCGGCATGGCTGACAGTCTGGCGGAGCGGGCGCGCGGTGTGGTGCTGGCCGGCGTCGTCCTGAGCGCCGGCGAAGGACGGCGGCTCCGACCGCTGACCGACCTCCGCCCGAAGCCGTTGTGCCCGATGGGCGCGACCACGCTGCTCGACCGTGCGGTCGCGCAGGTGGGCGCCGTGACCGGGACGCCGGTCGCGGTGAACGTCCACCACGGGCGCGACGCGATGCTGGCCCACCTCGCCGACCGCCACGACGTGCACGTGTCGGAGGAGGAGCCCGAGGCCCTCGGCACCGCCGGCGCGCTGGCGGCGCTCGTCGACTTCCTCGACGGGCGCAGCGCGCTCGTCGTCAACGCCGACACCGTCCACGCCGAGGACCTGCGGGCGTTCGTCGCCGGCTGGGACGGTCGGCGAGTGCGGGTGCTGGCGACCCCACCGCCGGGCGCGCCGGACGAGCCGTTCGGCCCGAGGAGCGGGATCGTCGCCTCGATCGCGCCGTGGGACCTCGTCCGGGAGCTGTCGGCCGAGCCGTCGGGGCTGTGGGAGGTGCTGTGGCGACCGCAGCTCGAGGCCGGCGCGCTGGACGCGGTGGCGGCGACGGGACCGGTCGTCGACTGCGGCACGCCGGAGCAGTACCTGGCGGCCAACCTCTGGCTGAGCGGCGGCCGACCGGTGATCGGCCAGGGCGCGGTGGTGCGGGGCACCGTCGAGCGGTCGGTCGTGTGGCCCGGCGCCGTCGTCGGCCCCGACGAGCACCTGGTCGACGCGATCCGTGCCGACGCCCACCACACCGTGCTCGTCCGCCCCGCCGAGATATAGGGGTGCACAGCGACAACCCTTGTCGCGATCCGGACCACAGAAACCCGACGGCCGGTCGACGGTGGCGTCAGGAGCGGCGGCGGGGTGGCGCGATCGGCTGCGCCTCGTGGCCGGCGCGCAGCTGTCCGCACGCGGCGTCGATGTCGGAGCCACGGGTGTCGCGCAGCGTCACGTTGACCCCCCGTCGCCGCAGGTCCTCGGCGAACGCGTGGACCCGGTTGCGCGACGAGCCCTGCACCGCGTACCCGGGCGTCGAGTTCAGCGGGATCAGGTTCACGTGCGCCCGCAGGTCGTTGGCGATGCCGGCGAGGCGGGCCGCGTCCTCGAACCGGTCGTTGACGCCGGAGATCATCGCCCACTCGAAGCTGAGCCGCCGACGGGTCCGGTCGACGTAGTCCCGGCACGCCTCCACCAGCTGGTCGAGCGGGTAGCGCCGGTTGATGGGGACGAGCTCGTCGCGCAGCTCGTCGTCGGCCGCGTGCAGCGACACCGCGAGGTTCACCGGCAGGTCGGCCACCGCGAGCCGGCGGATGCCCGGCACGAGCCCGACGGTCGACAGCGTGAGGTGGCGGGCCCCGATCCCGATGTCGTCGTGCAGCCGGTGCACGGCCGCCCACGTCCGGTCGTAGTTGGCGAGCGGTTCGCCCATGCCCATGAAGACGACGTTCGACACGCGACGGTCGCCGGCCTCGCGCCGAGCCTCGACGACCTGCTCGACGATCTCGCCGACGCCGAGCTGGCGCTCGAAGCCGGCCTGCCCGGTCGCGCAGAAGCCGCAGGCCATGGCGCACCCGGCCTGGGTGGACACGCACACGGTCGTGCGGTCGTCGTAGTGCATGAGGACGGTCTCGATGCGCGAGCCGCCCTCGAGCTCCCAGAGGAGCTTCACGGTGCCGCCGTCGTCGGTGGTGACGCGGGTGACCTCGGTCAGCGCGGTCGGCAGGTCGGACTCGAGCCGGGCGCGCAGCGCCTTCGGCACGTTGCTGAGCTCGGACGGGTCCTTGCCCTGGCGGTAGAGGCCGTCCCAGATCTGGTCGACGCGGTACGACGGCTCGCCGGCGAGCAGCTCGTCGAGCTCCGCCCGGCCGACGTCGTAGCGGGTGCGCTGCGACCCGGCGGCCATCAGCGGGTGTACGCCGCGTCGGAGTGGTGGACGACGAAGCCGAGCCGCTCGTACAGGCGCAGCGCCGGTGTGTTGGTGGCTTCGACGTAGAGCATGCCGACGTGCAGTCCCCGTCCGGCGAGGTGGGCCAGCCCGGCGACGGTGAGCGACCGGCCGAGCCCCCGGCCGGCCGTCGACGGGTCGGCGGCGATCACGAAGATCTCGCCCATCGCCGGGTCGTCGCCCGACGCCGGGTGCTCCCGCGTCCAGCAGAACCCGTCCATGCCCTCGGGGCCCTCGTGGACGAGGAACCCGTCGAGGCGGACCCAGGGTTCGGCCAACCGGGCCGCGAGGCGGTCGCGGTCCCAGCCGCCCTGGTCGGGGTGCCACCGGAACGCTCGGTTGTTGACCCCGAGCCACCCGTCCTCGTCCCCGGCGCGGAACGGCCGGACGTCGATCGGCGTGGTGGCGTCGACGACGGCGGCGGAGAGCGGGAGGTCGCAGCGCATCTGGTGGAGCAGGCGGACGAGCGTCCGCCCCTCGGCCCGCATGTCGGCGTCGACCTCGGCGGTCACCGGCGAGATCCACTCGGGCTCCGGGCGCACCGGCGCGGCCGTCCCGGCGGCGGCCGTGCCGTCACCGGGGGAGGGGAGCGCCTCGTCGGGGGCCATGGGATCGGAAGCTACCCTGCGCCGATGGCCCGGCCCCGTACACCCAGCGGCCGGGCGCGGGTCACGAACGAGCGGCTCGCCCTCGAGTACCCCGACGCCCTCTGCGAGCTCGACCACCGCAACGCCTTCGAGCTGCTCGCCGCCACGATCCTGTCGGCCCAGAGCACCGACGCCCGGGTCAACCTCGTGACGCCGACGCTGTTCGCCCGCTACCCGACACCGCAGGACCTGGCGCACGCGGATCCCGCCGAGCTCGAGCAGTTCATCCACTCGACCGGCTTCTTCCGGGCCAAGGCCCGCAGCCTGATCGGGATGGCGACGGCGCTGGTCGACCGGTTCGACGGCGAGGTGCCCGGGAGGATGGCCGACCTCGTGTCGATCCCCGGCGTCGGTCGCAAGACGGCGAACCTGATCCGCAGCGTGGCCCTGGACCTGCCCGGTCTGGTGGTCGACACGCACGTGCTCCGGGTGAGCCGCCGCCTCGGTCTGACCGACGAGCTCTCCGACACCGAGGCCAAGGACGCGGTCAAGGTCGAGATGGTGCTCAACCCGATGGTGCCGGCACGGGAGCGCGGCGCGTTCAGCCTGCGCCTGATCCTGCACGGTCGGCGCGTCTGCGTGGCCAGGGCGCCACGCTGCGACGCCTGCGTCCTCGCGGACTTCTGCCCCTCGGCGCACCTCCTCGCACCGGCCTGACCCGGGCGCGCCGTCCGGCGCCGCAGCGGGGGCCGGACGCGCTCCCGACGGCCGGCCGAGCGGCCCTCCGGGGCGGGCGGAACCGGTGTGGAATCGGTCACGCGAAGTCGTGGACAGCCCCTAGCGGGTGTGCTGAACTGACCCGCGCCAGGTTCCCGCCACCTGGTATCGGCGACCACTGGGCTCCCGCCGCCCGGGTCGCCTGCCCGACGCCCCTTCGGGGGCGTCGGGTGCTTTTCGAACCCGTCGGTGCCGTGCGACGACGTGAGCCGTCGTCTCGCGCCGGTCGGACCTCGTCGGGTCAGTCCGCAGGCGAGCTGCCGGCGGTCGAAGCGTGTCACAGTGTATCCGTATCCTCTCGAACATGTGTTCGATCGACCGGCCGGGGTGGTCGGAGGGCTGGAACCGCTCCGAGCCCGAGCCGGGGGATGGGTCGGCAGGCAGTGGGCGGCCCGGCGGGGTGACGGGCGTCGAGTTCGTGCCGCCGGCCGCTGCGAAGGAGCTGCTCGACGCCGTGCAGGCCGTCGGGGCGCTCGACCCGTCGACCCTCACGGAGGACGAGCGGTTCGGCCTGCTCGACGCGCTCGAGCACGCCGAGCGCGTCCTGACCGCGGCCGGCATGACCACGTTGATCGCGACCGAGGACCGCGGCGGGTTCGACGTCCGCTTCGGCATGACGCCGGGCGCCTACTCCGAGCAGCGCCACGGTCGCGACCGGCTCTCGTGGACGCGCCGGATCCGAGTCGGTCGCAAGCTCGCGGCCCACCTCCCGGAGGTCCACCGGGCGCTGTGCGAGGGCCGGATCTCGGTGGAGCGGGCGATGGTGCTGGCGAACGCGATCAACGTCCGCAACGCCTCGCTCCTCGGCGAGGCGCAGGCCTCGCTGCTGGACCTCTCCGAGCACACGCCGCGCTTCTCCGACTTCCTCGCCCAGGTCAGGGACCTCGCCGCGGTGGCCGACGTCGACGGGCCCGAACCCGAGCCGGAGCGCTCGAAGGGCAAGGTGTCGCGCACCGGGGACCACGTCGCGATCGTCATGGACCTCTACGGCACCGACGCCATCGCCGCCGAGCAGATGCTCGAGGCCGAGGTGGACCTGCTCTGGAAGGCCGAGCACGACGAGGCGGAGCGCATCCCCGACCTCGTCCCCCGCTCGCGGGCCGAGCTCCGCGCAGCCGCGTTCGTGGAGCTCCTCCGCCGTGGCGTCGCCGCTCGATCGGGCGGGTCCCGGCGGCCGTCGGTGGAGCTGTCGCTGGTCGTCGACGCCGACCGCGTCGACGACCTCCACCCGACGCTGGCCGCGGTCGTCGCGGCCACCGCCGGCGGCGACGAGCACCACGTGGAGGGCGACCACGTCGAGATGCCCGGGCGCTTCGCCGGGGTCACCGTGGCCGTCGCTGCGCCCGATGGCAGCCGTCGCATCCTCAGCCAGCAGCAGTGGCAGTTGCTGCTGTGCGACTCGTCGATCTCCCAGGTGCTGCTCGACGCGCTCGGCGAGCCGCTCGCCGTCCGCAGCCTCGACCGCTTCGCCGACCCGGCCATGCGACGGGCGCTCACGGCCCGCGACGGCGGGTGCGTGTTCCCCGGGTGCGACGCCGCGCCGTCGTGGTGCGACGCCCACCACGTGGTCGAGCACCAGGTCGGCGGCGAGACGGTCATCGTCAACCTGGCCCTGCTCTGCCGTCGCCACCACGGCGTGGTCCACCGATCCGGCTGGCGGATGATCCGCAGTCCCGACGGGTCGGCGGACGGCGGCTTCTTCACGATCACGACGCCGACGGGCTGCGCCATGGCGACCCAGCACCGGCCCAGACCGGGGCCGACCGGGACCCGACCGTCGGCACCGCCCGGTCGACCACCCGGGCCCGCCTGAGCAGCGCGGGACCCGACGCCGACCTCGAGTCAGTCCAGCGACTCGGCCGCTTCGAGCGCGCGCCGCAAACGACGCTGCGCAGCCTGCAGGTTCCGCTCGATCTCGTACAGGTCGCCGAGCAGGTCGTCGCGATCGGTGCCCCGCACGACCTGGCTGGCCTCGTCGACGCGGACGAGCACCTGGTCGAGCGTCGACTGCATCGAGGCCAGGTCGGCGTGGAGGCTCACGGCCCGATTCCTACTACTGGCGCGACGGGCCCCACCACTACCGTGAGCGGCCGTGCTCAACCGACTCGACCTCCGCGGCGTGGCCGATCCCGGCGGCTCCCTGCCTCGCCCGAGCGTGGACGGCGACGAGCC includes:
- a CDS encoding alpha/beta hydrolase — translated: MPSSAPRTGRRGAARRGRRTLPAVAALAVTLLVAVGCAGDDGTALPRMSSGDRPAETSDVPSTTTIPDGLPATWQPAPLEWATCPPSDGRDLSAARCATLAVPLDWADPAGPTIDLELARLPATGGADERIGTLLTNPGGPGGSGVDFIAADPFGGSLSRRFDQVSWDPRGVGRSTAVRCGSDTASAFLAADPDPDTPTEQQELDRLAAAVSSECASSDAALLAHIGTVDVARDMEAIRLALGDGALNYVGFSYGTQIGQHYAEMFPDRVRAMVLDGVVDPALGFTDFLMGQIDGFDASFERSVAGCRTNARRCGVVDLAAAYDQVREQVEQAPLPAGPGRTLGPAELAVAAVYTGYADDGWKRLGPALADALDGDGTALVELSDRYHDLGGYGAYAGVVCTDTPPPASSAEWQRFSDAARARSPRFGGSVANELLPCATWPVRSDAVPAPLTAPGAPPILVIGNTGDPATPLANAEAVASHLASGVLVTADISGHTAYGVDACVTDLVDAYLTTLAVPPDGTRCGG
- the rlmN gene encoding 23S rRNA (adenine(2503)-C(2))-methyltransferase RlmN produces the protein MAAGSQRTRYDVGRAELDELLAGEPSYRVDQIWDGLYRQGKDPSELSNVPKALRARLESDLPTALTEVTRVTTDDGGTVKLLWELEGGSRIETVLMHYDDRTTVCVSTQAGCAMACGFCATGQAGFERQLGVGEIVEQVVEARREAGDRRVSNVVFMGMGEPLANYDRTWAAVHRLHDDIGIGARHLTLSTVGLVPGIRRLAVADLPVNLAVSLHAADDELRDELVPINRRYPLDQLVEACRDYVDRTRRRLSFEWAMISGVNDRFEDAARLAGIANDLRAHVNLIPLNSTPGYAVQGSSRNRVHAFAEDLRRRGVNVTLRDTRGSDIDAACGQLRAGHEAQPIAPPRRRS
- a CDS encoding nucleotidyltransferase family protein codes for the protein MADSLAERARGVVLAGVVLSAGEGRRLRPLTDLRPKPLCPMGATTLLDRAVAQVGAVTGTPVAVNVHHGRDAMLAHLADRHDVHVSEEEPEALGTAGALAALVDFLDGRSALVVNADTVHAEDLRAFVAGWDGRRVRVLATPPPGAPDEPFGPRSGIVASIAPWDLVRELSAEPSGLWEVLWRPQLEAGALDAVAATGPVVDCGTPEQYLAANLWLSGGRPVIGQGAVVRGTVERSVVWPGAVVGPDEHLVDAIRADAHHTVLVRPAEI
- a CDS encoding acyl-CoA synthetase, coding for MDDQAGHSAPTATEFNLAAVHEAVEAAVPDRDCIVAYRADGSVDRRTYRDVGDRTRRLAGALRARGLGRVVERSRLDSHESGQDHVALYLHNCPEYVEGMLGAYKARTVPFNVNYRYVAEELEYLLRDSGARAIVYHSAFAPTLAEVRDRLDDLEVLFQVPDASGNDLLPGAVWLEDALAEQPTTLPDELVSSWSPDDLYILYTGGTTGMPKGVMWRQGDIFVAAMGGRRNADQQEWSSYGQIAENAAAGGAKLLPGPPFMHGAAHWVAFNFFTNANTIVLPSVTDRLDVDDLLATISAEGVNVVLIVGDAFGRPLVDGIEAAVEAGTPDLSSVLAIASGGAALSPGVKSRMLAAMPSIIVMDGLGASETGQQGTQLTAAGQEASTGDFTPGPGMCILSDDLSSVLEAGHDEMGWLGQAGRVPLGYLGDADKTARTFPVIDGVRYAVPGDRARLTAEGRLELFGRDSVTINSGGEKIFAEEVEQALLHHPAVRDCVVAGRPSDRWGNEVVAVVALADGAEVDDEELLEEAGRHIARYKLPKAIVRRDVLQRSPSGKADYRWARDQAVAGDGDQAVAGSVEGANQG
- a CDS encoding HNH endonuclease signature motif containing protein: MCSIDRPGWSEGWNRSEPEPGDGSAGSGRPGGVTGVEFVPPAAAKELLDAVQAVGALDPSTLTEDERFGLLDALEHAERVLTAAGMTTLIATEDRGGFDVRFGMTPGAYSEQRHGRDRLSWTRRIRVGRKLAAHLPEVHRALCEGRISVERAMVLANAINVRNASLLGEAQASLLDLSEHTPRFSDFLAQVRDLAAVADVDGPEPEPERSKGKVSRTGDHVAIVMDLYGTDAIAAEQMLEAEVDLLWKAEHDEAERIPDLVPRSRAELRAAAFVELLRRGVAARSGGSRRPSVELSLVVDADRVDDLHPTLAAVVAATAGGDEHHVEGDHVEMPGRFAGVTVAVAAPDGSRRILSQQQWQLLLCDSSISQVLLDALGEPLAVRSLDRFADPAMRRALTARDGGCVFPGCDAAPSWCDAHHVVEHQVGGETVIVNLALLCRRHHGVVHRSGWRMIRSPDGSADGGFFTITTPTGCAMATQHRPRPGPTGTRPSAPPGRPPGPA
- the nth gene encoding endonuclease III, which gives rise to MARPRTPSGRARVTNERLALEYPDALCELDHRNAFELLAATILSAQSTDARVNLVTPTLFARYPTPQDLAHADPAELEQFIHSTGFFRAKARSLIGMATALVDRFDGEVPGRMADLVSIPGVGRKTANLIRSVALDLPGLVVDTHVLRVSRRLGLTDELSDTEAKDAVKVEMVLNPMVPARERGAFSLRLILHGRRVCVARAPRCDACVLADFCPSAHLLAPA
- a CDS encoding LLM class F420-dependent oxidoreductase yields the protein MIFGVFAPQGWKMELAGIEDPQDKWAVTVRTAQLAEELGLDSIWVYDHVHNVPVPAHETVFECWTTIAALAASTSRIRLGQMVSCAAYRNPALVAKITSTVDVISGGRLDFGIGAGWYDQEFRSYGYEFPPAADRIRYLRETVEVVKLMWSEPDATYEGRFVNVAGAQCDPKPVQDPHPPIWIGGGGEQLTLRVVARHADRSNFGGSPEEWAHKRDVLRAHCADVGRDPDEITMTWSPEIHIRETEQEIVEGGSRSFWGEPFESWRAGNLVGTPEQVCERIAEYQALGCGGLVPWCSDYPDDTTLRLLGTRVIPELRS
- a CDS encoding MaoC family dehydratase, producing MATTVNGIAGLKELVGTHLGYSDWLEITQERVNTFADATGDHQWIHVDVERATAESPFGGPIAHGYLTLSLGPVLFPQIMRVDGVKMGVNYGCGKVRFPSPVPVGSKLRLGATLDGVEDLGGGWSQISMTFTFEVEGAEKPACVSEIIFRYAE
- the mshD gene encoding mycothiol synthase, with product MAPDEALPSPGDGTAAAGTAAPVRPEPEWISPVTAEVDADMRAEGRTLVRLLHQMRCDLPLSAAVVDATTPIDVRPFRAGDEDGWLGVNNRAFRWHPDQGGWDRDRLAARLAEPWVRLDGFLVHEGPEGMDGFCWTREHPASGDDPAMGEIFVIAADPSTAGRGLGRSLTVAGLAHLAGRGLHVGMLYVEATNTPALRLYERLGFVVHHSDAAYTR